The proteins below are encoded in one region of Aeromonas veronii:
- a CDS encoding flagellar hook assembly protein FlgD produces MADTYDSLLGVNRTTANQTSTTTSVQKKELDQESFLKLLTMQLSYQDPFKPVDNAQMLSQMTSMSTSQGISSLSTQMESLNSLMTSSQALQASALVGQNVLIPSQTGYLEKGESISGVIATGDGASNIKVTVKDESGQVIKEFSLEGDKKGNVAFEWDGKDKDGNEVKSGKYSIEAHGTVDGKSESMPALTYAKVESVTLGTSSNPSTLKLRGLGGIYLTDVLEIGGTSGKSTTTPDSTSKAVI; encoded by the coding sequence ATGGCAGATACCTATGACAGCCTGCTCGGCGTCAATCGAACGACGGCGAATCAGACCAGCACCACCACCAGCGTCCAGAAGAAGGAGCTGGATCAGGAGTCCTTCCTCAAGCTGTTGACCATGCAGCTCTCCTATCAGGATCCGTTCAAGCCGGTGGACAACGCCCAGATGTTGTCCCAGATGACGTCCATGTCGACCTCCCAGGGGATCAGCAGCCTCTCCACCCAGATGGAGAGCCTCAACAGCCTGATGACCTCCAGCCAGGCGCTGCAGGCCTCGGCCCTGGTGGGCCAGAACGTGTTGATCCCATCCCAGACCGGTTATCTGGAGAAGGGGGAGAGCATCAGCGGGGTCATCGCCACCGGTGACGGCGCCAGCAACATCAAGGTGACGGTGAAGGACGAGAGCGGCCAGGTCATCAAGGAGTTCTCCCTCGAGGGAGACAAGAAGGGCAACGTGGCCTTCGAGTGGGATGGCAAGGACAAGGATGGCAATGAGGTCAAGAGCGGCAAGTACAGCATAGAGGCGCACGGCACCGTGGACGGCAAGTCCGAGAGCATGCCGGCCCTCACCTATGCCAAGGTGGAGAGCGTGACCCTGGGCACCAGTTCAAACCCCAGCACCCTCAAACTCAGGGGACTGGGTGGCATCTATCTGACCGATGTATTGGAAATTGGCGGGACGAGCGGCAAGTCGACCACGACCCCTGACTCGACCTCTAAAGCAGTGATCTAA
- the flgJ gene encoding flagellar assembly peptidoglycan hydrolase FlgJ codes for MAEFDTQSGINLGMVQDVQNLDKLRRMSQSKEGKGEALMAAARQFESIFTQTLFKGMRQANAVLTEGNPMNSSYTQFYEGMLDEQRVADMSSKGGLGIAEMVAKQLAPEQKTFTHNDGRVLRLPERTERVYKPYQPPTSAPNDLIAASKVGKDFADNEMGGSQSTATSHRRRAIPPMGPAQGIAAGHSSTLDKTALVFDSPEEFVDRLMPLAKKAADKLGLSPAVLVAQAALESGWGKRVIKDGEGQITHNLFGIKADPRWDGPKAVVSTLEYEQGVASRQKAAFRSYESFEESFNDYVDFLTSGTRYKGALAKVDSPDRYFEALQQAGYATDPQYASKLKQVLRSDAIAGYSATGNTEMEL; via the coding sequence ATGGCAGAGTTCGACACCCAGAGCGGGATCAACCTTGGCATGGTGCAGGACGTCCAGAACCTGGACAAGCTGCGCCGGATGAGCCAGAGCAAGGAGGGCAAAGGAGAGGCGCTGATGGCGGCGGCTCGCCAGTTCGAGTCCATCTTCACCCAGACCCTGTTCAAGGGGATGCGCCAGGCCAACGCTGTGCTGACCGAAGGCAACCCCATGAACAGCAGCTACACCCAGTTCTACGAGGGGATGCTGGATGAACAGCGGGTCGCCGACATGTCGAGCAAGGGGGGCCTTGGTATCGCCGAGATGGTGGCCAAGCAGCTGGCCCCCGAGCAGAAGACCTTTACCCACAACGATGGCCGGGTACTCAGGCTGCCGGAGCGCACCGAGCGGGTCTACAAACCCTACCAGCCTCCCACTTCGGCACCGAACGATCTGATTGCGGCCTCAAAAGTTGGCAAAGATTTTGCTGATAACGAGATGGGGGGGAGCCAATCGACGGCCACTTCCCACCGTCGCCGTGCCATTCCCCCCATGGGGCCGGCACAAGGCATCGCCGCCGGACACAGCAGTACATTGGACAAGACGGCGCTGGTGTTCGACAGCCCGGAGGAGTTCGTGGACAGGCTGATGCCGCTCGCCAAGAAGGCGGCGGACAAGCTGGGGCTGAGCCCGGCGGTGCTGGTGGCCCAGGCGGCCCTCGAGAGCGGCTGGGGCAAGCGGGTGATCAAGGACGGGGAGGGGCAGATAACCCACAACCTGTTTGGCATCAAGGCCGATCCTCGCTGGGATGGTCCCAAGGCGGTGGTGAGTACCCTGGAATACGAACAAGGGGTGGCCTCACGCCAGAAGGCGGCGTTTCGCTCTTACGAGTCGTTCGAGGAGAGCTTCAACGACTATGTGGACTTCCTCACCTCGGGCACCCGTTACAAGGGGGCATTGGCCAAGGTGGATAGTCCGGATCGCTACTTCGAGGCGCTGCAACAGGCCGGGTATGCCACCGACCCCCAGTATGCCAGCAAACTGAAACAGGTATTGCGCAGTGACGCCATCGCCGGCTACTCCGCAACCGGCAACACAGAGATGGAGCTGTAA
- the flgF gene encoding flagellar basal-body rod protein FlgF, with translation MDHLLYIAMSGAKENMNSLAVRGNNLANANTIGFKSDFEQARSMQAFGEGLPTRVFAMTESPGQNLQHGLLQTTGRDLDVAVDGPGWIAVQDPNGGEAYTRMGNLQLSEAGNLQTSTGLNVVDDAGQPIVLPLPMEKIEINRDGTISGRPEGAAPNLPEDFQRIKLVNPPADAVAKGQDGLFRRKDGQTEPASANVGLLAGSLEGSNVNVVDEMTNLIRLQRQFETQVKIMKTAEENDEAQTQLLRIS, from the coding sequence ATGGATCACCTGCTTTATATTGCCATGTCCGGGGCCAAGGAGAACATGAACAGCCTGGCTGTGCGTGGCAACAACCTGGCCAACGCCAACACCATCGGCTTCAAGTCTGACTTCGAGCAGGCGCGCAGCATGCAGGCGTTTGGCGAAGGGCTGCCCACGCGGGTGTTCGCCATGACGGAGAGTCCGGGTCAGAACCTGCAGCATGGCCTGCTGCAGACCACGGGTCGGGATCTTGACGTCGCCGTCGACGGTCCGGGCTGGATTGCGGTGCAGGATCCCAACGGTGGCGAGGCCTATACCCGCATGGGCAACCTGCAGTTGAGCGAAGCCGGCAACCTGCAGACCTCCACCGGCCTGAACGTGGTGGATGACGCGGGCCAGCCCATCGTGCTGCCGTTGCCCATGGAGAAGATCGAGATCAACCGGGACGGCACCATCAGCGGTCGCCCGGAAGGGGCCGCCCCCAACCTGCCGGAAGATTTCCAGCGCATCAAGCTGGTCAATCCGCCGGCCGATGCGGTGGCCAAGGGGCAGGATGGCCTGTTCCGTCGCAAGGATGGCCAGACTGAACCGGCCTCCGCCAATGTCGGCTTGCTGGCGGGCTCCCTCGAGGGGAGCAACGTCAACGTGGTCGACGAGATGACCAACCTCATTCGCTTGCAACGTCAGTTCGAAACTCAGGTCAAGATCATGAAGACCGCCGAGGAGAATGACGAGGCCCAAACCCAGCTGCTGCGTATCAGCTAA
- the flgC gene encoding flagellar basal body rod protein FlgC: MSLFKVFDIAGSAMSAQSVRLNTVASNMANADSVSSSVEKTYHARRPVFAAQLDQAMSDKQASVGVDVKGIVESDAPLLKEYNPNHPMADKDGFIFKPNVNMVEEMADMINASRSYQTNVQVADAAKKMLQQTLGLGKS, from the coding sequence ATGAGTTTGTTCAAGGTCTTTGACATTGCAGGCTCTGCCATGAGCGCGCAGTCCGTTCGCCTCAACACGGTGGCGAGCAACATGGCCAACGCCGATAGCGTCAGCTCCAGTGTGGAAAAAACTTACCATGCCAGGCGGCCAGTGTTTGCCGCCCAGCTGGATCAGGCCATGTCCGACAAGCAGGCCTCGGTGGGGGTGGATGTGAAGGGGATCGTCGAGAGCGATGCCCCTCTGCTCAAGGAGTACAACCCCAATCACCCCATGGCGGACAAGGATGGCTTCATCTTCAAGCCCAACGTCAACATGGTGGAGGAGATGGCGGACATGATCAATGCCTCGCGCAGCTACCAGACCAACGTCCAGGTCGCCGATGCAGCCAAGAAGATGCTGCAGCAGACCCTTGGCCTCGGCAAGTCCTGA
- the flgE gene encoding flagellar hook protein FlgE yields the protein MSFNNALSGINAAQKDLNVTANNIANVNTTGFKESRAEFADVYANSIFVNAKTQVGNGVATGAVAQQFHQGALQFTNNALDLAIQGNGFFVTSDGLTNLDRTYTRSGAFKLNESSYMVSNSGGYLQGYEINADGTPKAVSINATKPIQIPDKAGEPVQTTTVEAGFNLPSSTKTLMDVNASKFDPKDSSTYSSSTSVVAYDSLGEAHTITQYFVKEADPADPTQAAVPTAWRMYLYQDDKPIDIAGGTATTMATGVSQAPLSARVTFDASGKMVTPTTPAVIKTEQLGAAGAGIITNGADGTQEIEFKLGTVTQYSSPFEVSKLTQDGSTVGRLTKVEIGADGIVSATYSNATTVKVAMVAMAKFANSQGLTQVGDTSWRQSLLSGDALPGTPNSGTFGSIKSSALEQSNVDLTTELVDLITAQRNFQANSRSLEVNSSLQQSILQIR from the coding sequence ATGTCATTCAACAATGCCCTCAGCGGCATCAATGCGGCTCAAAAAGACCTGAACGTCACCGCGAACAACATTGCCAACGTCAACACTACCGGCTTCAAGGAGTCCCGCGCCGAGTTTGCCGACGTCTATGCCAACTCCATCTTCGTCAATGCCAAGACCCAGGTCGGCAATGGGGTGGCGACCGGTGCCGTGGCCCAGCAGTTCCACCAGGGGGCGCTGCAATTTACCAACAACGCGCTGGATCTCGCCATCCAGGGCAACGGCTTCTTCGTGACCTCCGATGGCCTGACCAACCTGGATCGCACCTATACCCGCTCCGGTGCCTTCAAGCTGAACGAAAGCAGCTACATGGTCAGCAACTCCGGTGGTTATCTGCAGGGGTACGAGATTAACGCCGATGGCACCCCCAAGGCGGTGAGCATCAACGCCACCAAGCCCATCCAGATCCCGGACAAGGCCGGTGAGCCGGTACAGACCACGACGGTCGAGGCGGGCTTCAACCTGCCTTCCAGCACCAAGACTCTGATGGATGTGAATGCCTCCAAGTTCGATCCCAAGGATTCGAGCACCTACTCTTCCTCCACGTCCGTGGTGGCCTACGACTCCCTGGGTGAAGCACATACCATCACCCAGTACTTCGTGAAAGAAGCCGACCCGGCCGATCCGACCCAGGCGGCGGTACCGACCGCCTGGCGCATGTACCTCTATCAAGATGACAAGCCCATCGACATCGCCGGCGGCACCGCCACCACCATGGCGACCGGTGTCAGCCAGGCGCCCCTGAGCGCCCGCGTGACCTTCGATGCCTCCGGCAAGATGGTGACGCCGACCACGCCGGCGGTCATCAAGACCGAACAACTGGGGGCGGCGGGGGCCGGTATCATCACCAATGGTGCCGATGGCACTCAGGAGATCGAGTTCAAGCTGGGCACCGTGACCCAGTATTCCTCTCCCTTCGAGGTGAGCAAGCTGACCCAGGATGGCTCTACCGTCGGTCGTCTGACCAAGGTGGAGATCGGGGCAGATGGCATCGTCTCCGCCACCTACAGCAACGCGACCACGGTCAAGGTGGCCATGGTGGCCATGGCCAAGTTTGCCAACTCCCAGGGCTTGACCCAGGTGGGTGACACCTCCTGGCGCCAGTCCCTGCTCTCCGGGGACGCCCTGCCGGGTACGCCGAATTCGGGTACCTTCGGTTCCATCAAGTCCTCGGCCCTGGAGCAGTCCAACGTGGATTTGACCACCGAGCTGGTGGATCTCATCACCGCCCAGCGCAACTTCCAGGCCAACTCCCGTTCCCTGGAAGTGAACAGCTCCCTGCAGCAGAGCATCCTGCAGATCCGTTAA
- the flgL gene encoding flagellar hook-associated protein FlgL, producing MRITTNMIYDRNLATMSKVSERQNTAYNQLMTGDKFTRAGEDPSGMSQKLALTKEIDLFKQYSVNGSLLENSLGHEDTVLSSINTAMLSAKTLIQKANSSAMGSEERSAIASELEGLQKQMFDLMNSKNSQGEFIFGGNQSKTQPFVKDASGNYVFQGDTGQRSIQVSPTVQIPANDSGFDLFEMVATRRTASATSGNIQVGVGDQGNFESFYRNNYDSALPSNEFTVSTLAGPPDTYEIKDSGGTVVQSGDYSAGNKIAFNGLELTLDLPAGSADQTFALDAPKNDNILNGMSDFISALRDPNISADDFQLAVADATTHMDNARTKVDRRQGDVGSRLNSLEQVMSSNDGLSTLNQQARAKVSEADMYEVIAALSKEDAAMSASQLAFSKISKLTLFDYIR from the coding sequence ATGCGCATCACCACCAACATGATCTACGACCGCAATCTGGCCACCATGAGCAAGGTCAGCGAGCGCCAGAACACGGCTTACAACCAGCTGATGACAGGGGACAAGTTCACCCGGGCGGGGGAAGATCCCTCCGGCATGAGCCAGAAGCTGGCCCTGACCAAGGAGATCGACCTGTTCAAGCAGTACAGTGTCAACGGCAGCCTGCTGGAGAACAGCCTGGGCCACGAAGACACAGTGCTATCCTCCATCAACACCGCCATGTTGAGCGCCAAGACCCTGATCCAGAAGGCGAACAGTTCCGCCATGGGCAGCGAGGAGCGCAGCGCCATCGCAAGCGAACTGGAGGGGCTGCAAAAGCAGATGTTCGATCTGATGAACAGCAAGAACTCCCAGGGGGAGTTCATCTTCGGCGGCAATCAGAGCAAGACCCAGCCCTTCGTCAAGGATGCGAGCGGCAACTATGTGTTCCAGGGGGACACGGGCCAGCGCAGCATCCAGGTCTCGCCGACCGTGCAGATCCCGGCCAACGATTCGGGCTTCGATCTGTTCGAGATGGTGGCGACCCGGCGCACCGCCAGCGCCACCAGCGGCAACATCCAGGTGGGGGTGGGGGATCAGGGCAACTTCGAGAGCTTCTATCGCAACAACTACGACTCCGCACTGCCCAGCAACGAATTCACCGTGAGCACCCTGGCGGGCCCGCCGGATACCTACGAGATCAAGGACAGCGGCGGTACCGTGGTGCAAAGTGGCGACTACAGCGCGGGCAACAAGATTGCCTTCAACGGGTTGGAGCTGACCCTGGACTTGCCGGCGGGCAGCGCGGATCAGACCTTTGCCCTCGATGCCCCCAAGAACGACAACATACTCAATGGCATGTCCGACTTCATCTCGGCCTTGCGCGACCCCAACATCTCGGCGGATGACTTCCAGCTGGCGGTGGCCGACGCCACCACCCACATGGACAACGCCAGAACCAAGGTCGATCGAAGGCAGGGGGACGTGGGCAGCCGGCTCAACAGCCTGGAACAGGTGATGAGCTCGAACGATGGTCTCAGCACCCTGAACCAGCAGGCGCGGGCCAAGGTCTCCGAGGCGGACATGTACGAGGTGATCGCGGCGCTGTCGAAGGAAGACGCCGCCATGAGCGCCTCCCAGCTCGCCTTCAGCAAGATAAGCAAGCTGACCCTGTTCGACTATATCCGCTGA
- a CDS encoding flagellar basal body P-ring protein FlgI, whose protein sequence is MNRLRLLALLCCCLPLGLAHASRIKDLTSVEGVRSNQLIGYGLVVGLPGTGEKNNAFTEQTFRTMLNNFGIKVPDNIKPKIKDVAPVAIHADLPAFSKPGQTIDVTVSAIGEAKSLRGGTLLQTFLKGLDGRVYAVAQGSLVVGGLGAEGADGSKVVVNTPTVGRIANGATVEREVPNSFSQGDTITFNLNRPDFTTARRVADVVNDLVGPNTAQALDATSIKVFAPRDPGQRVSYLSTIENLEVDPASESAKIIVNSRTGTIVIGSEVKLRPAAISHGGLTVTIAENQQVSQPNPLAGGQTAITNNSTINVQQDPGRMFKLDTGATLDDLVRAVNQVGVAPGDLMAILEALQQAGAIQGQLVIL, encoded by the coding sequence ATGAATCGACTTCGTCTGCTCGCCTTGCTGTGCTGCTGTTTGCCGCTCGGGCTGGCACACGCCTCGCGCATCAAGGATCTCACCTCGGTGGAAGGGGTGCGCAGCAACCAGCTGATCGGCTACGGCCTGGTGGTGGGCTTGCCCGGCACGGGGGAGAAGAACAACGCCTTCACCGAGCAGACCTTCAGAACCATGCTCAACAACTTCGGCATCAAGGTGCCGGATAACATCAAGCCGAAGATTAAAGACGTGGCGCCGGTGGCCATCCATGCGGATCTGCCGGCCTTCTCCAAGCCGGGCCAGACCATAGATGTCACCGTCTCCGCCATCGGCGAGGCGAAGAGCCTGCGCGGCGGCACCCTGCTGCAGACCTTCCTGAAAGGGCTGGACGGCCGCGTTTACGCCGTCGCTCAGGGCAGCCTGGTGGTGGGGGGCCTCGGGGCCGAGGGGGCGGACGGCTCCAAGGTCGTGGTCAATACCCCGACCGTGGGGCGCATCGCCAACGGCGCCACTGTGGAGCGTGAGGTACCGAACTCCTTCAGCCAGGGCGACACCATCACCTTCAACCTGAACCGACCTGACTTCACCACCGCCCGGCGGGTGGCCGACGTGGTCAACGATCTGGTGGGCCCCAACACGGCCCAGGCGCTGGATGCCACCTCCATCAAGGTGTTTGCGCCCCGGGATCCGGGTCAACGGGTCTCCTATCTCTCCACCATCGAGAACCTGGAAGTGGATCCGGCGAGCGAATCCGCCAAGATCATCGTGAACTCGCGCACCGGCACCATCGTCATCGGCAGCGAGGTCAAACTGCGGCCCGCGGCCATCAGTCACGGTGGCCTGACGGTCACCATCGCCGAGAATCAGCAGGTCTCCCAACCCAATCCGCTGGCCGGTGGCCAGACGGCGATCACCAACAACTCCACCATCAACGTGCAGCAGGATCCGGGTCGGATGTTCAAGCTCGACACCGGCGCGACCCTGGACGATCTGGTGCGGGCGGTGAATCAGGTAGGGGTAGCCCCTGGCGATCTGATGGCCATCCTGGAGGCCCTGCAGCAGGCGGGCGCCATCCAGGGTCAGCTGGTGATCCTGTAA
- the flgB gene encoding flagellar basal body rod protein FlgB, with amino-acid sequence MAISFDKAFGVHQYTLSVRAKRAEVLSSNIANADTPGFKARDIDFSQALQQAQSQQGFGLATTSEKHFALQMDAPGTTQYRNPLQPDTGDGNTVDVQEERSEFLRNSLEYQASLEFMNGKISGLLKALKGEQ; translated from the coding sequence ATGGCAATTTCATTCGACAAGGCATTCGGGGTTCACCAGTACACGCTGAGCGTTCGCGCCAAGCGTGCCGAGGTGCTGTCCAGCAACATCGCCAACGCGGATACCCCGGGTTTCAAGGCAAGAGACATCGATTTCTCCCAGGCCTTGCAGCAGGCCCAGAGCCAGCAAGGGTTCGGTCTGGCCACCACCAGCGAGAAACACTTCGCCTTGCAGATGGACGCCCCGGGCACGACCCAGTATCGCAACCCTCTGCAACCGGATACCGGAGACGGCAACACCGTGGATGTGCAGGAGGAGCGTAGCGAGTTCCTGCGCAACAGCCTGGAGTACCAGGCCTCCCTCGAATTCATGAACGGCAAGATAAGCGGCCTGCTCAAGGCACTGAAAGGAGAACAGTAA
- a CDS encoding FlgK family flagellar hook-associated protein, whose protein sequence is MASDLLGIGTSGVMAQQRLLQTTSNNIVNVNSQGYVRERTLVYTNSVGLGTGDMVTQRVINSYAQGEVRRDTSAYHASGNRYDQLFQLDSLLGDSSNSVGTTITSYFKAFHTANESPAEIGGRKTTLSELNGMVNRYHTLSAQLDKQSDTINATIGDETDRVNSLLQSINDLNQAIIRTQGTPEESLMLFDQRDEAVRQLSEKMEIRTVTQPNGSMLVNMSTGHSLVLDGGVAQFKVVAGNPDSRDSTLQLTLGTNKADINDQDIGGGIGGLFAARRDLEPSKRELGQLAVAMADAMNQQNRLGMDLDNEIGGDLFTLAASKGLPYGSNTGSGAASVSFVPGKGTEVTTFDYEVKFSSATGYEVFAIDGSGNRTSLMTGTTPPAKVGVAGHGIEIDLSGTPAAGDKILLQPTKYAAAGLEAAITRPEDIALASPIKADKNSQNIGSGEIKMTGVYNTGTGSGFGTNSLDPAAPQVVKIDNSGNYEVYAADGTTLIGVAPASSKGQNLMAALESPLGGPKVYADPKTAPGYDVSITGKVEAKDSFHLSYNKDGFADNANGLALAELQNKELVRKNNNAATSNDKMTFNDAYSALVTGVGNKTSQAKTLLQANEAKLTQSTGIYESVSGVNLEEEAANLIRFQQSYAASAQIVNTAKTIFDTLLSSVR, encoded by the coding sequence ATGGCAAGCGATCTGCTTGGAATTGGAACCTCGGGTGTGATGGCCCAGCAGCGACTGCTGCAGACCACCAGTAACAACATCGTCAACGTCAATAGCCAGGGCTATGTACGTGAGCGCACCCTGGTGTATACCAACTCCGTCGGATTGGGGACGGGCGACATGGTGACCCAGCGGGTCATCAACAGCTATGCCCAGGGGGAGGTGCGTCGTGACACCTCCGCCTACCATGCCTCCGGCAATCGCTACGATCAGCTGTTCCAGCTCGACAGCCTGCTGGGTGACAGCAGCAACAGCGTGGGCACCACCATCACTTCCTATTTCAAGGCCTTTCACACCGCCAACGAGTCACCGGCCGAGATCGGGGGTCGCAAGACCACCCTGAGCGAACTCAATGGCATGGTGAACCGCTATCACACCCTCTCCGCCCAGCTCGACAAGCAGTCGGACACCATCAACGCCACCATTGGCGACGAGACCGACAGGGTCAACAGCCTGCTCCAGAGCATCAACGATCTGAACCAGGCCATTATCCGCACCCAGGGGACGCCGGAAGAGAGTCTGATGCTGTTCGATCAGCGGGATGAGGCGGTGCGTCAGCTCTCCGAGAAGATGGAGATCCGTACCGTCACCCAGCCCAACGGCAGCATGCTGGTGAACATGAGCACGGGCCACTCCCTGGTGCTGGATGGCGGGGTAGCGCAGTTCAAGGTGGTGGCGGGCAACCCCGACTCCCGGGACTCGACTCTGCAACTCACCCTCGGTACCAACAAGGCCGACATCAACGATCAGGACATCGGTGGCGGCATCGGCGGCCTCTTTGCCGCTCGCCGGGATCTGGAACCCTCCAAGCGGGAGTTGGGGCAGCTGGCCGTCGCCATGGCGGATGCCATGAACCAGCAGAACCGGCTGGGGATGGATCTGGACAACGAGATTGGCGGGGATCTCTTCACCCTCGCGGCCAGCAAGGGCCTGCCCTATGGCAGCAACACCGGCAGCGGCGCCGCCAGCGTCAGCTTCGTGCCCGGCAAGGGGACCGAGGTGACCACCTTCGATTACGAGGTGAAGTTCAGCAGTGCCACCGGTTATGAGGTGTTCGCCATCGATGGCAGCGGCAACCGTACCTCTCTCATGACGGGCACCACGCCGCCCGCCAAGGTGGGCGTGGCGGGACACGGCATCGAGATCGATCTTTCCGGTACCCCGGCGGCAGGGGACAAGATCCTGTTGCAGCCGACCAAGTATGCCGCCGCAGGACTCGAAGCCGCCATCACGCGCCCGGAGGATATCGCACTGGCATCCCCCATCAAGGCAGATAAAAATTCTCAGAATATCGGCTCCGGTGAAATAAAAATGACCGGTGTCTACAACACGGGGACGGGCTCGGGGTTTGGTACCAACAGCCTGGATCCCGCGGCGCCCCAGGTGGTCAAGATAGACAACAGCGGCAACTACGAGGTCTATGCGGCGGACGGCACCACCCTCATCGGGGTGGCACCGGCTTCGAGCAAGGGACAGAACCTGATGGCCGCCCTCGAGAGCCCGCTGGGAGGCCCCAAGGTGTATGCCGATCCCAAGACGGCGCCGGGTTATGACGTCAGCATCACCGGCAAGGTGGAGGCCAAGGACAGCTTCCATCTGAGCTACAACAAGGACGGTTTCGCCGACAACGCCAATGGCCTGGCCCTGGCGGAGCTGCAAAACAAGGAGCTGGTGCGCAAGAACAACAATGCCGCCACCAGCAACGACAAGATGACCTTCAACGATGCCTACAGCGCCCTGGTGACCGGGGTGGGCAACAAGACCAGCCAGGCCAAGACGCTGTTGCAGGCCAACGAGGCCAAATTGACCCAGAGCACCGGCATCTACGAGAGCGTCTCCGGGGTCAATCTGGAGGAAGAGGCGGCCAACCTCATCCGCTTCCAGCAGTCCTATGCCGCCTCGGCCCAGATCGTCAACACCGCCAAGACCATCTTCGATACCCTGCTGTCGTCCGTGAGGTAA
- the flgG gene encoding flagellar basal-body rod protein FlgG has translation MNPALWISKTGLDAQQTNISVTSNNLANASTVGYKKARAIFEDLLYQNINQPGGRSSADTELPSGLMLGAGAKVVATQKNHSQGNVQTTDNSLDLMISGRGYFEIQLPDGSAAYTRNGQFTLNDEGTIVTPGNGYPLQPEIQIPENAQSVTVGEDGQVSVQLKGDGQSQVVGQINTTDFVNPTGLQPMGENLFVETQSSGAPIQGTAGADGLGVIKQGMLETSNVNVTEELVNLIQAQRVYEMNSKVISAVDSMMSFLTQRT, from the coding sequence ATGAATCCTGCACTCTGGATCAGCAAGACTGGCCTCGATGCCCAGCAGACCAACATCTCGGTCACCTCGAACAACCTGGCGAACGCCAGCACCGTGGGTTACAAGAAGGCTCGCGCCATCTTCGAGGATCTGCTCTATCAGAACATCAACCAGCCGGGGGGCCGCTCTTCGGCGGACACCGAGCTGCCCTCCGGCCTGATGCTGGGGGCGGGGGCCAAGGTGGTGGCCACCCAGAAGAACCACAGCCAGGGCAACGTGCAGACCACGGACAACTCCCTGGATCTGATGATTAGCGGGCGCGGTTATTTCGAAATCCAGCTGCCGGATGGCAGCGCCGCCTATACCCGCAACGGTCAGTTCACCCTCAATGACGAGGGTACCATCGTCACCCCGGGCAACGGTTATCCGCTACAGCCGGAGATCCAGATCCCCGAGAACGCCCAGAGCGTGACCGTGGGCGAGGATGGCCAGGTGTCGGTGCAGCTCAAGGGTGATGGCCAGTCCCAGGTGGTCGGTCAGATCAACACCACGGATTTCGTCAACCCCACCGGCCTGCAACCCATGGGGGAAAACCTCTTCGTCGAGACCCAGTCCAGTGGTGCCCCCATCCAGGGGACCGCCGGTGCGGACGGCCTTGGGGTCATCAAGCAGGGCATGCTGGAGACCTCCAACGTCAACGTGACCGAGGAGCTGGTCAACCTCATCCAGGCCCAGCGGGTCTATGAGATGAACTCCAAGGTCATCTCGGCGGTGGACTCCATGATGTCCTTCCTGACCCAGCGGACCTAA
- the flgH gene encoding flagellar basal body L-ring protein FlgH — protein sequence MKAIWMLGLLTLAGCTSTPNTARPDDPEFAPVYGESEPVSVRPTGAIFQPEQVNGIYSDIKAHKIGDIITIELAESTSASKKANTQSGKDNSFDLSPVSLGGVPVTASPYNLSASVDQSSAFKGQAKADQSNSLQGNISVSVVKVLPNGNLLVRGEKWIMLNNGNEYIRITGLVRPEDVTSENSVSSQRVANARIHYGGTGDLANTQEQGWLTSFFNGPWWPI from the coding sequence ATGAAAGCCATATGGATGCTGGGCCTGCTGACGCTGGCCGGCTGCACCAGTACCCCCAACACCGCCAGACCCGATGATCCTGAGTTCGCCCCCGTCTACGGCGAATCGGAGCCGGTGTCGGTGCGTCCCACCGGCGCCATCTTCCAGCCCGAGCAGGTCAACGGCATCTACTCGGACATCAAGGCCCACAAGATCGGGGACATCATCACCATCGAACTGGCGGAGTCCACCTCGGCCTCCAAGAAGGCCAACACCCAGAGTGGCAAGGACAACAGCTTCGACCTGTCACCGGTCAGCCTCGGTGGGGTGCCGGTGACCGCCAGCCCCTACAACCTGTCGGCCTCCGTGGATCAGAGCAGCGCCTTCAAGGGGCAGGCCAAGGCGGATCAGAGCAACAGCCTGCAGGGCAACATCTCGGTCAGCGTGGTCAAGGTGTTGCCGAACGGCAACCTGCTGGTGCGCGGCGAGAAGTGGATCATGCTCAATAACGGCAATGAGTACATTCGCATCACCGGCCTGGTGCGCCCGGAGGACGTCACCTCCGAGAACAGTGTGTCGTCCCAGCGGGTCGCCAACGCGCGCATCCACTACGGTGGCACCGGCGATCTGGCCAACACCCAGGAACAGGGCTGGCTCACCAGCTTCTTCAACGGCCCCTGGTGGCCCATCTAG